A window from Cryptomeria japonica chromosome 1, Sugi_1.0, whole genome shotgun sequence encodes these proteins:
- the LOC131858223 gene encoding uncharacterized protein LOC131858223 — MKPKERELVNALRYYLRGEGSWKKKQEEEERKRKEKERRQKESRELRQELKKIRNEMEELEARIQKSWHLTLMKKITWPIKRIIQKRKRQTRKAAIKDVKNEEVSTPMIVLISSTIKEVLKENIDCLVSSSIEEVQKENIDVDVDESPFHFQLFESNNQIEIIEGYTPIEVHDKDVDISDKVNIDDELVEGNDSVEIDDEVENQGVVVKEWKESPRQFERQGQDFMNNVDTNQFFFVKEFFIMFIPSRNQENKIRRGSTFPLTIKITQAGG; from the coding sequence ATGAAGCCAAAAGAGAGAGAGTTGGTGAATGCGTTGAGGTATTATTTGCGAGGTGAGGGTTCatggaagaagaaacaagaagaggaagagagaaagaggaaagaaaaagagaGGAGGCAAAAAGAAAGTAGAGAGTTGAGACAagaattgaaaaagataaggaacGAGATGGAAGAATTAGAGGCAAGAATACAGAAAAGTTGGCACCTGACACTTATGAAGAAGATCACATGGCCCATCAAAAGGATCATTCAAAAGAGGAAAAGGCAAACAAGGAAAGCAGCAATAAAAGATGTAAAAAATGaggaggtaagcacacctatgattgttttgatatcatcaaCTATTAAAGAAGTTTTAAAGGAAAATATAGATTGTTTGGTATCATCAAGTATTGAAGAAGTTCAAAAGGAAAATATAGATGTAGATGTGGATGAATCCCCATTTCATTTTCAGTTGTTTGAGTCTAATAATCAAATTGAAATTATTGAAGGGTATACTCCTATTGAGGTTCATGATAAGGATGTTGATATTTCTGATAAGGTTAATATTGATGATGAACTAGTAGAGGGGAATGATAGTGTTGAAATAGATGATGAGGTTGAGAATCAAGGTGTTGTTGTAAAGGAGTGGAAAGAGTCTCCAAGGCAATTTGAGAGACAAGGCCAAGATTTCATGAACAATGTTGAtactaatcaatttttttttgtcaaggaattttttattatgtttattCCAAGCAGAAATCAAGAAAATAAGATTAGAAGGGGCAGCACATTCCCTTTGACAATTAAAATTACCCAAGCAGGAGGATAG